The stretch of DNA tgtcttgtttTTGGCTCcaacccccaccaggtgtctcccattacCTCATGTGTATTTATACATGCGCTTTCTGTTTGtccgttgccagttcgtcttgtcccgTCAAGTCTTACCAGCATGTTCCTGTGGTTCCTATGCTCTACTTTTTGTTTTTCCTagtcttcccagttctgacctttctgcctgtcctgaccctgatcctgcctgccgtccggtacctgcctgactctgatttgAATTATGACTCTTTGCCTGCCTGAACCTACCGACTGCCTGCTCCTTGAACTAATAAACTCTGAGACTCACTCTCCACCTCCTGTGTCTAcatctgggtcttagcctgagccgtgataattatggcgtattgtgtgtagattgatgaggaaattaaaaatatatattttaggctgttacgtaacaaaatgtggaaaaagtcaaggggtctgaatactttcaggtGGCACTggagaacctaaaagggttatttggcattccccataggagaatcctttgaagaactagttttggttccaggtaaaaccatttgggttccaggtagaatcattTTGGGTACCCTctttggaaagggttctacatggaaaccaaaagggttctacctggatccaaaaagggttctcctatgggaataTCTGAAGAACCATTTTGGGACCCTTTTTCTAAAATTGCAGTGACTCAGTcatattgttgttgcattgtgcTTTGCTGTGGAGGTCATTCAGAGGTGGAGGTCCTTCTTACCTGCAAGGTAGAGGCTGCTGATTCGCTGGTCTCTGTCAGGCCGGTGCTCCTTGGTAAACTGGACACAATGTATCTGGAGCCCGCCTTTGGCACAGGCTGTCGTACTACCAGCTTTCCTTTCCTGGTCTCTGCTAGAAACATACTGTACCAGTAGGCATCGTTGGAGACCAGAGTGGAATCTGCGATGGTCGAGTTCCTCTCGCTGATCACGCTGTTCCTACTGGGAGGAGCCGCTTTGCTGGGCATCGGTTTCTGACACTTCAGCACACAGGTGACCAATATGGTGATCAATAACAGAAAGGACACCGAGCCCAAGCCGATCACCAAATACAGGTTTAAGTCTGAAAATATGTCATATTCTAGAGGTACTTCAGTCATGTCAGAGTAGGCTTTAACGGCAGTCTCCACTGTTGACAGCTTGATGGTAACTGTAGAAGACAGAGCAGGTTCTCCGTTGTCCTTGGCGATGACAACCAGCCGTTGATGACGCGGATCTCTGTAACTGAACATTCTCATGGTCCGGATATCTCCATTGTATTGGTCCAGACTGAATAAGGTGGCGTCAGTAACCTGTAGAAACTGGTATGTAATCCGAGAGTTCTGGACCGAGTCCGTGTCTATGGCTATCACCTTGGAGACCAGGGATCCTTTATCAGTGGATCTGGGAATCTTTTCCTCCACCACGGAGCCGTGCACGCGCCACGGAGAGACTATGACCGGGGTGTTGTCGTTCTGATCAACAATGATGATGTGGACAGTCACATTACTGCTGAGCGGAGGAACACCAGAGTCTCTGGCCTCAATGTGGAAAAGGAATTCTTTCTCTATCTCATAGTCAAACGTCTTTAGTGCGTAAAGATTACCGTTCTCCGGATTGATGGAGAACAGCATGGAAATGGAGGTGTTCACTATCTCCTTCTCTATGATGAAATAAACTAGATACTGGTTTTCATGGAGGTCTGGATCAAACGCAGTGAGGGAACTTAGCAAGGCCCCAGGCGCGTTATTCTCCATAACGGGCATAGTGTAGAACGACTGGGGGAACTGTGGAACGTTGTCGTTAACGTCTAGTAGTTCTAAAGTCATCGTTTCATTGTCAGATAGCGGAGGGGAACCCCTGTCTGTTACGGTAAAAGTTATGTCATATTCTGGGACCTTCTCACGGTCGAGAGGTTCTGATACTACTAACTCATAATAGTTATCGGAATTCTCTCTTAGTGAAAAGGGTAATTCATCCGCAATATGGATATCGACAATCCCATTTTCACCTGAATCTTTATCGCTGACACTGACAACTGCTATCACCGTGTCTACCGCTATATCTTCCTTTATGGGactttgatatgatttgattgaTATTTCAGGATGATTGTCATTCATATCCGTCACTAGAATAGTTATTTTACACTGACCTGATAATGAGTTGGTCCCCTTATCAGTTGCTATGACTTCCATATCATAGATCCTGAAGTCTTCATAATTGATCATTTCTTTCACCGTTATTTCTCCGTTATTAGGGTTTAAACTGAACGTTTCATGTGTTTTCTCTGATGTATACAAACTATATGAATATACTATTACCGAATTGGTTCCCTCATCTAAGTCTGTTGCATTCAGTTTAACCACAAGGCTTCCGATTGGAGAGTTTtccattatatttatattatatgaaTCTTTGTCAAACTGAGGGGCATTATCATTTGTGTCCAGGACACGAACAATTATGTTGGCTGTACCAGAGCGCGCGGGGACTCCACCATCTACAGCGGTGAGTATTAGGTTATGAACGGCGTGCTCCTCTCGGTTTAAAGCCTTTTTCAGTATCAAATCGGCAAACTTCGATCCATCCCTCCCGGTCTGAATTTCAATATCAAAATGATCACTTTCACTGATGTGGTAGGTTTTTACAGAATTCGTGCCCACATCGGGGTCAATTGCATTGCTTAGAGAAAAACGCTCCCCGGCTGGGGTCGATTCAGAAATATCTAGGTTTATGATATCTCTACGAAAACGTGGCGCGTTGTCATTTATATCAACGATTTCCAATTCTATGTTAAATATCCGAACTGGATTTTCAATGATTACCTCCATTTTTAGAAAACAAGTTGTAGCTGTTTTAGAACTACAGAGGTATTCCCTGTCCATATTTTCAACAATATACAGCTCCCCCGTCTCTTTGTTCACGTCAAGATATTTCTTACCGGCGATGACATCTAACCGCATCTTGCGTTTGCTCAAGGTTTTCATATCTAGTCCCAAATCAGCAGCTAAATTAGCAACAACGGATCCTTCCTCCATTTCCTCGGGAATAGAATAGTGAGTAACAGCAGACGCCGTATTCATGGCTGCAGAGAGAAGAATAAAGGCCGAGACGTACCTTCTCCAGGACTGTCCATTAATACGCGAATCCATTGTTATAAATAGTTTGCTTTACTCCCAGTGTGAAGCAATTCCAAAACATAGAATTGAACAGTGAAAATATTGAATAAGAC from Oncorhynchus kisutch isolate 150728-3 linkage group LG15, Okis_V2, whole genome shotgun sequence encodes:
- the LOC109878362 gene encoding protocadherin alpha-C2-like isoform X1, coding for MDSRINGQSWRRYVSAFILLSAAMNTASAVTHYSIPEEMEEGSVVANLAADLGLDMKTLSKRKMRLDVIAGKKYLDVNKETGELYIVENMDREYLCSSKTATTCFLKMEVIIENPVRIFNIELEIVDINDNAPRFRRDIINLDISESTPAGERFSLSNAIDPDVGTNSVKTYHISESDHFDIEIQTGRDGSKFADLILKKALNREEHAVHNLILTAVDGGVPARSGTANIIVRVLDTNDNAPQFDKDSYNINIMENSPIGSLVVKLNATDLDEGTNSVIVYSYSLYTSEKTHETFSLNPNNGEITVKEMINYEDFRIYDMEVIATDKGTNSLSGQCKITILVTDMNDNHPEISIKSYQSPIKEDIAVDTVIAVVSVSDKDSGENGIVDIHIADELPFSLRENSDNYYELVVSEPLDREKVPEYDITFTVTDRGSPPLSDNETMTLELLDVNDNVPQFPQSFYTMPVMENNAPGALLSSLTAFDPDLHENQYLVYFIIEKEIVNTSISMLFSINPENGNLYALKTFDYEIEKEFLFHIEARDSGVPPLSSNVTVHIIIVDQNDNTPVIVSPWRVHGSVVEEKIPRSTDKGSLVSKVIAIDTDSVQNSRITYQFLQVTDATLFSLDQYNGDIRTMRMFSYRDPRHQRLVVIAKDNGEPALSSTVTIKLSTVETAVKAYSDMTEVPLEYDIFSDLNLYLVIGLGSVSFLLLITILVTCVLKCQKPMPSKAAPPSRNSVISERNSTIADSTLVSNDAYWYSMFLAETRKGKLVVRQPVPKAGSRYIVSSLPRSTGLTETSESAASTLQGSTTTGSGSSSS
- the LOC109878362 gene encoding protocadherin alpha-C2-like isoform X5 is translated as MDSRINGQSWRRYVSAFILLSAAMNTASAVTHYSIPEEMEEGSVVANLAADLGLDMKTLSKRKMRLDVIAGKKYLDVNKETGELYIVENMDREYLCSSKTATTCFLKMEVIIENPVRIFNIELEIVDINDNAPRFRRDIINLDISESTPAGERFSLSNAIDPDVGTNSVKTYHISESDHFDIEIQTGRDGSKFADLILKKALNREEHAVHNLILTAVDGGVPARSGTANIIVRVLDTNDNAPQFDKDSYNINIMENSPIGSLVVKLNATDLDEGTNSVIVYSYSLYTSEKTHETFSLNPNNGEITVKEMINYEDFRIYDMEVIATDKGTNSLSGQCKITILVTDMNDNHPEISIKSYQSPIKEDIAVDTVIAVVSVSDKDSGENGIVDIHIADELPFSLRENSDNYYELVVSEPLDREKVPEYDITFTVTDRGSPPLSDNETMTLELLDVNDNVPQFPQSFYTMPVMENNAPGALLSSLTAFDPDLHENQYLVYFIIEKEIVNTSISMLFSINPENGNLYALKTFDYEIEKEFLFHIEARDSGVPPLSSNVTVHIIIVDQNDNTPVIVSPWRVHGSVVEEKIPRSTDKGSLVSKVIAIDTDSVQNSRITYQFLQVTDATLFSLDQYNGDIRTMRMFSYRDPRHQRLVVIAKDNGEPALSSTVTIKLSTVETAVKAYSDMTEVPLEYDIFSDLNLYLVIGLGSVSFLLLITILVTCVLKCQKPMPSKAAPPSRNSVISERNSTIADSTLVSNDAYWYSMFLAETRKGKLVVRQPVPKAGSRYIVSSLPRSTGLTETSESAASTLQYPK